A part of Melittangium boletus DSM 14713 genomic DNA contains:
- a CDS encoding peptidoglycan-binding domain-containing protein, translating to MGNKNQTNDVGPLISRLVDAGINPALLEAFCRMEHLDDDLSPQFLKQAVDALDAASRSLGVVFDLLFRESKIALLDFVLAIGIDTFSRLMMMGSAVKDEGVLLKSLGQGALTLPGKDGAERTGRILESMARDRLVFKEQEINQLREGDLRLGLGSRGPAVRYVQKLLQVGRRILEPKQKTWFPRESKFGSNTVDALKSFQTSMKKVATGVLDGDTLALLEIGPIEKASKRALPDSAPPSPDKDSAWAGLIDNKKFWVNLGYADFDAFMAFYTQLQVDGSQVGVDDLKSLKYILGPIQKENEETFAQTRVRLEGYKKKSIIFARRLWSGSFLGKTAFLPFAVGGGYLVYSMGRRLVNGTATEWDEKALGVTNSLLEKVSYKSPLPRAGGLPTQANEVQLQVRMKSSGNLFTDPSAKEFTGLGVGVAVSGEWFNHRRIAPNADKTALMANGFDDGCLWFCAMTCAHYTTYELRDLLLRQRLSPDLLVKDVHSKEQKLVRIGDIPGVGASLYSKTNRMSAKLGGSMNQSWEPTSGSNLYRLGAESRLSVGSASLSLNASGTQAVAEEPSQPHEYIRGLVTELGGELRYKFSTGPNTSTRTNTLDASVKVNGSRRDFPLDPLDSRKLVTAAGLEWNAVHQDEYSMKMALSGAYTLNETHPTGTTSHPEARFKLQSTGRRFTVTADAIWKPGSTEADWSWTVRFVYHFH from the coding sequence ATGGGGAATAAAAACCAGACCAACGACGTGGGGCCTCTCATCTCGCGACTCGTCGATGCTGGCATCAATCCAGCCCTCCTGGAGGCCTTCTGCCGCATGGAGCACCTGGATGACGACCTGTCTCCTCAATTCCTCAAGCAGGCCGTCGACGCCCTGGACGCGGCGAGCAGATCCCTGGGGGTCGTGTTCGACTTGTTGTTCAGGGAGAGCAAGATCGCCCTGCTGGATTTCGTCCTGGCGATCGGCATCGACACCTTCTCGCGGTTGATGATGATGGGGTCGGCGGTGAAGGATGAGGGCGTGCTGCTCAAGAGCCTCGGACAGGGAGCCTTGACGCTGCCAGGCAAGGACGGCGCGGAACGGACCGGCCGGATCCTCGAGTCGATGGCCAGGGATCGGCTGGTATTCAAGGAACAAGAGATCAACCAACTTCGCGAGGGTGACCTTCGACTGGGGTTGGGGAGCCGCGGTCCCGCGGTGCGGTATGTCCAGAAACTGCTCCAGGTCGGCCGCCGGATTCTCGAGCCGAAGCAGAAGACGTGGTTCCCACGCGAATCGAAATTTGGTTCGAACACGGTCGATGCGCTCAAGTCCTTCCAGACCTCGATGAAGAAGGTCGCCACGGGCGTTCTGGATGGGGACACGCTGGCGCTCCTCGAGATCGGACCCATTGAAAAGGCGAGCAAGCGCGCCCTTCCCGATTCGGCTCCGCCCTCTCCCGACAAGGACTCCGCTTGGGCTGGGCTCATCGACAACAAGAAGTTCTGGGTCAACCTGGGCTATGCCGACTTCGATGCCTTCATGGCGTTCTACACGCAGTTGCAAGTGGACGGTAGCCAGGTGGGTGTCGATGATTTGAAAAGCCTCAAGTACATCCTCGGGCCCATCCAAAAGGAAAACGAGGAGACCTTTGCCCAGACTCGGGTTCGTCTGGAGGGGTACAAGAAAAAAAGCATCATCTTCGCCAGGCGGTTGTGGAGCGGGAGTTTCCTGGGAAAGACGGCCTTCCTCCCGTTCGCCGTGGGAGGGGGCTACCTCGTCTATTCAATGGGACGCCGGTTGGTGAACGGTACGGCCACGGAGTGGGATGAAAAGGCCCTGGGTGTCACCAATTCCCTGCTTGAAAAAGTCAGTTACAAAAGTCCGCTCCCGAGGGCCGGAGGTCTGCCCACGCAGGCGAATGAGGTCCAGCTGCAGGTGAGGATGAAGAGTTCGGGCAATCTCTTCACCGATCCATCGGCGAAGGAGTTCACTGGGTTGGGAGTGGGCGTCGCCGTGTCGGGAGAATGGTTCAATCATCGGCGGATCGCTCCCAATGCAGACAAGACGGCCTTGATGGCCAACGGCTTCGACGATGGGTGCCTGTGGTTCTGTGCGATGACTTGTGCGCACTACACCACCTACGAGCTGCGTGACCTGCTTCTGCGTCAGCGGCTCTCCCCGGATCTGTTGGTCAAGGACGTCCATTCCAAGGAACAGAAGCTGGTCCGGATTGGAGACATCCCTGGTGTGGGAGCGAGCCTCTATTCCAAGACGAACAGGATGTCCGCGAAGCTGGGCGGGTCCATGAATCAAAGCTGGGAGCCGACCTCGGGGAGCAACCTCTATCGGTTGGGAGCCGAGTCCCGGCTCTCGGTGGGATCCGCCTCCCTGTCCCTGAACGCGAGTGGCACGCAGGCGGTCGCCGAGGAGCCCTCCCAGCCTCACGAGTACATCAGGGGACTCGTGACGGAGCTGGGAGGTGAACTGCGGTACAAATTCTCGACGGGACCGAATACCTCCACGCGCACCAACACCTTGGACGCCTCGGTGAAGGTCAATGGCTCGCGGAGGGATTTCCCACTCGACCCACTGGACTCCCGCAAGCTGGTCACCGCGGCGGGGTTGGAGTGGAACGCGGTCCACCAGGATGAGTACTCGATGAAGATGGCGCTGTCTGGCGCCTACACCCTCAACGAGACCCACCCGACGGGGACGACCTCCCATCCCGAGGCCAGGTTCAAGCTGCAGTCCACGGGGCGGAGGTTCACCGTGACCGCGGATGCGATCTGGAAACCGGGGAGCACCGAGGCGGATTGGTCCTGGACGGTCCGCTTCGTCTACCACTTCCACTGA
- a CDS encoding DUF779 domain-containing protein, giving the protein MTIERVTVTPVAEDLLRKLQGIHGPLMFHQSGGCCDGSAPMCYPRGDFKLGQEDVYLGTIVDTPFYMGGAQFEYWQHTHLTVDVVKGRGSGFSVEAPEGVRFLIRSRVFTDEEYEALKHEGPPPRGPQPS; this is encoded by the coding sequence ATGACCATCGAGCGCGTCACCGTCACGCCCGTCGCCGAGGACCTGCTGCGCAAGCTGCAAGGCATTCACGGCCCCCTGATGTTCCATCAGTCCGGGGGGTGTTGTGATGGCAGCGCGCCCATGTGCTACCCGCGCGGGGACTTCAAGCTGGGCCAGGAGGACGTGTACCTGGGCACCATCGTGGACACGCCGTTCTATATGGGCGGCGCCCAGTTCGAGTACTGGCAGCACACGCACCTCACCGTGGACGTGGTGAAGGGGCGGGGCAGTGGCTTCTCCGTGGAAGCGCCCGAGGGGGTGCGCTTCCTCATCCGCTCACGGGTCTTCACGGATGAGGAGTACGAGGCGTTGAAGCACGAGGGGCCGCCTCCGCGAGGGCCCCAGCCGAGCTGA
- the adh gene encoding aldehyde dehydrogenase has protein sequence MSSTVYEAPGQKGSKVQYLPRYGNYIGGEFVPPVKGQYFENISPVTGRPFCEVPRSTAEDVEKALDAAHKAKGPWGRTSPTARADILLKIADRMQANLEMLAVSETWDNGKPVRETLAADLPLAIDHFRYFAGCLRAQEGSLSELDEHTVAYHFHEPLGVVGQIIPWNFPLLMAAWKMAPALAAGNCIVLKPAEQTPVTILKFAELVGDLLPPGVLNIVNGFGIEAGKPLASNKRIAKIAFTGETTTGRLIMQYASENLIPVTLELGGKSPNVFFADVFSKDDDFAQKVLEGFSMFALNQGEVCTCPSRALVQESMYEEFMQKAIARTKKIVQGNPLDTATQIGAQASNDQLEKILSYIDIGKQEGAKVLLGGQRARLSGALSEGYYVEPTIFEGHNRMRVFQEEIFGPVVSVAKFKDLDDALALANDTLYGLGAGVWSRDTNTAYRMGRAIQAGRVWVNCYHLYPAHAAFGGYKQSGIGRETHKMMLSHYQQTKNMLVSYDPKPMGFF, from the coding sequence ATGTCGTCGACTGTCTATGAAGCGCCGGGTCAGAAGGGCAGCAAGGTTCAGTACCTGCCGCGGTATGGCAACTACATTGGAGGGGAGTTCGTTCCGCCCGTAAAGGGACAGTATTTCGAGAACATCAGCCCCGTCACCGGCCGGCCCTTCTGCGAGGTCCCCCGCTCCACCGCCGAGGACGTGGAGAAGGCGCTCGACGCCGCCCACAAGGCCAAGGGCCCCTGGGGCCGCACCTCGCCCACCGCCCGCGCGGACATCCTCCTGAAGATCGCCGACCGGATGCAGGCGAACCTGGAAATGCTCGCCGTCTCCGAGACGTGGGACAACGGCAAGCCCGTCCGTGAAACGCTCGCCGCGGACCTGCCGCTCGCCATCGACCATTTCCGCTACTTCGCCGGCTGCCTGCGCGCCCAGGAGGGCAGCCTGTCGGAGCTCGACGAGCACACCGTCGCCTACCACTTCCACGAGCCGCTCGGCGTGGTGGGGCAGATCATCCCCTGGAACTTCCCCCTGCTCATGGCGGCGTGGAAGATGGCGCCCGCGCTCGCCGCCGGCAATTGCATCGTCCTCAAGCCCGCCGAGCAGACGCCCGTCACCATCCTCAAGTTCGCCGAGCTGGTGGGCGACCTGTTGCCCCCCGGCGTGCTCAACATCGTGAATGGCTTTGGCATCGAGGCCGGCAAGCCGCTCGCGAGCAACAAGCGCATCGCGAAGATCGCCTTCACGGGTGAGACGACCACGGGCCGCCTCATCATGCAGTACGCGAGCGAGAACCTCATCCCGGTGACGCTGGAGCTGGGCGGCAAGTCGCCCAACGTCTTCTTCGCGGACGTGTTCTCCAAGGACGACGACTTCGCCCAGAAGGTGCTCGAGGGCTTCTCCATGTTCGCGCTCAACCAGGGCGAGGTGTGTACCTGCCCCTCGCGCGCGCTCGTCCAGGAGAGCATGTACGAGGAGTTCATGCAGAAGGCCATCGCGCGCACCAAGAAGATCGTCCAGGGCAACCCGCTCGACACGGCGACGCAGATTGGCGCGCAGGCCTCCAACGATCAGTTGGAGAAGATCCTCTCGTACATCGACATCGGCAAGCAGGAGGGCGCCAAGGTGCTGCTCGGCGGCCAGCGCGCGCGCCTGTCCGGGGCGCTCTCGGAGGGCTACTACGTGGAGCCCACCATCTTCGAGGGCCACAACCGCATGCGCGTCTTCCAGGAGGAGATCTTCGGCCCGGTGGTGTCGGTGGCGAAGTTCAAGGACCTGGACGACGCGCTGGCACTCGCCAATGACACGCTCTATGGCCTGGGCGCGGGTGTGTGGTCGCGCGACACCAACACCGCCTACCGCATGGGCCGCGCCATCCAGGCGGGCCGCGTGTGGGTGAACTGCTACCACCTCTACCCGGCGCACGCGGCGTTCGGCGGCTACAAGCAGTCGGGCATCGGCCGCGAGACGCACAAGATGATGCTCTCGCACTACCAGCAGACGAAGAACATGCTCGTCAGCTACGACCCCAAGCCCATGGGTTTCTTCTAA
- a CDS encoding putative DNA modification/repair radical SAM protein, producing MDVRKKLEILADAAKYDASCSSSGGKRKASKEGLGSVEGMGICHSYTPDGRCVSLLKILLTNFCIYDCQYCINRISSDTARARFTPAEVVQLTLDFYKRNYIEGLFLSSGVIKSPDYTMEQLIEVARTLREVHGFQGYIHLKAVPGASKELIDEAGRHADRLSANIELPTEGDLKKLAPEKSFAVTGETMKEISTRVEQAKAEREESPKAPKFAPAGQSTQMIVGATPTPDAAILDTASRLYTRFKLKRVYYSAYSPIPLVDARLPAKSPPLVREHRLYQADWLLRFYGFRVDELAPPEHPDLSLELDPKLAWALRRRESFPVDVNRAPRESLLRVPGMGVRTVDRLLRIRRWHRITLADLARLRVPLTRVKPFIVTADHRPTLLLDSSRLVEKVKPAPTQLSLFTAAQEARSGEL from the coding sequence ATGGATGTGCGCAAGAAGCTGGAAATCCTCGCCGATGCCGCCAAGTACGACGCCTCGTGTTCGAGCAGTGGTGGCAAACGCAAGGCTTCAAAAGAGGGCCTGGGCAGCGTGGAGGGCATGGGCATCTGCCACAGCTACACGCCGGATGGCCGATGTGTGTCCTTGCTGAAGATATTGCTCACCAATTTCTGCATCTACGATTGCCAGTATTGCATCAACCGCATCTCCAGCGACACGGCCCGGGCACGCTTCACACCCGCGGAGGTGGTGCAACTCACGCTCGACTTCTACAAGCGCAACTACATCGAGGGCCTGTTCCTCAGCTCCGGCGTCATCAAGAGCCCGGACTACACGATGGAGCAGCTCATCGAGGTGGCGCGCACCCTGCGCGAGGTACACGGCTTCCAGGGCTACATCCACCTCAAGGCGGTACCGGGCGCGTCCAAGGAACTCATCGACGAGGCGGGGCGGCACGCGGACCGCCTGAGCGCCAACATCGAGCTGCCCACGGAAGGCGACTTGAAGAAGCTCGCGCCGGAGAAGAGCTTCGCCGTCACCGGCGAGACGATGAAGGAGATCTCCACGCGCGTGGAGCAGGCGAAGGCCGAGCGCGAGGAGAGCCCCAAGGCCCCGAAGTTCGCCCCCGCGGGCCAGAGCACGCAGATGATCGTCGGCGCCACGCCCACGCCGGACGCGGCCATCCTCGACACGGCGAGCCGGCTGTACACACGCTTCAAGCTCAAGCGGGTGTACTACTCGGCCTACAGCCCCATTCCGCTCGTGGACGCGCGGCTGCCGGCGAAGTCCCCGCCGCTCGTGCGCGAGCACCGGCTGTACCAGGCGGATTGGCTCCTGCGCTTCTATGGCTTCCGGGTGGATGAGCTCGCGCCGCCCGAGCACCCGGACTTGTCCCTGGAGCTGGACCCCAAGCTCGCGTGGGCGCTGCGCCGCCGCGAGTCATTCCCCGTGGACGTGAACCGGGCCCCGCGCGAGAGCCTGTTGCGCGTGCCGGGCATGGGCGTGCGCACGGTGGACCGGCTGCTGCGCATCCGCCGGTGGCACCGCATTACCCTCGCGGACCTGGCGCGGCTGCGGGTGCCCCTCACGCGCGTGAAGCCCTTCATCGTGACGGCGGACCACCGGCCCACGCTGCTCTTGGATTCGTCCCGGCTCGTCGAGAAGGTGAAGCCCGCGCCCACGCAGTTGTCCCTGTTCACCGCCGCCCAGGAAGCGCGCTCGGGAGAACTCTGA
- a CDS encoding UdgX family uracil-DNA binding protein (This protein belongs to the uracil DNA glycosylase superfamily, members of which act in excision repair of DNA. However, it belongs more specifically to UdgX branch, whose founding member was found to bind uracil in DNA (where it does not belong), without cleaving it, appears to promote DNA repair by a pathway involving RecA, rather than base excision.), translated as MRVEVADLTSFREAARGLLVRGVSPDQVLFSEERERQSSLLTVDAPPRSAPVAGLSVPPAFLDLAERVACHRAPERWGSLYRVLWRLTHGERKLLEVVSDEDVYRLHTLAKAVQRDAHKMKAFVRFRKVEREGEEYFIAWHRPDHLIVRHVAPFFARRFPSMRWSILTPDASVSWDLEKLSYGPGVPRSEAPEGDALEEMWSTYYASTFNPARLNVRAMRAEMPQKHWATLPEARLIPELVRGAPERTARMVRPRIEVSDASLYLPEHRDLASLARAAQGCKACPLHERATRTVFGEGPVGARVMLVGEQPGDTEDREGRPFIGPAGQLLDDVLAQVGLNRQELYVTNAVKHFGWMGDEKQRLHAKPGRREVLACKAWLEAEVAQVKPRMIVCLGATAAQSFLGPGFRINLSRGQVFETPWAPAWMATFHPSALLRMPDERARAQARSHFEADLRKVAETVRAAME; from the coding sequence ATGCGGGTGGAGGTGGCGGACCTGACGTCCTTCCGCGAGGCGGCGCGGGGCCTGCTCGTGCGCGGCGTGTCGCCGGACCAGGTGCTCTTCTCCGAGGAACGGGAGCGGCAGTCCTCGCTCCTGACGGTGGACGCGCCGCCTCGGAGCGCTCCCGTGGCGGGGCTGTCCGTGCCCCCGGCCTTCCTGGACCTGGCGGAGCGGGTGGCCTGCCACCGCGCGCCCGAGCGCTGGGGCTCCCTGTACCGGGTGCTGTGGCGGCTCACCCACGGCGAGCGGAAGTTGCTGGAGGTGGTGAGCGACGAGGACGTGTACCGCCTGCACACGCTCGCCAAGGCCGTGCAGCGCGATGCGCACAAGATGAAGGCCTTCGTGCGTTTCCGGAAGGTGGAGCGGGAGGGCGAGGAGTACTTCATCGCGTGGCATCGGCCGGATCACCTCATCGTGCGCCACGTGGCGCCCTTCTTCGCGCGGCGTTTTCCCTCCATGCGCTGGAGCATCCTCACCCCGGACGCGAGCGTGTCGTGGGACCTGGAAAAGCTCTCCTATGGGCCCGGCGTGCCGCGCTCGGAGGCTCCAGAGGGGGATGCCTTGGAGGAGATGTGGAGCACGTACTACGCCTCCACCTTCAACCCGGCACGGCTCAACGTGCGGGCCATGCGCGCGGAGATGCCCCAGAAGCACTGGGCGACGCTGCCCGAGGCCCGGCTGATTCCGGAGCTGGTGCGCGGCGCGCCCGAGCGCACGGCGAGGATGGTGCGTCCGCGCATCGAGGTGTCCGACGCGAGCCTCTACCTGCCCGAGCACCGGGATCTCGCCTCGCTCGCCCGGGCGGCGCAGGGGTGCAAGGCGTGTCCCCTGCACGAGCGCGCCACGCGGACGGTCTTCGGCGAGGGGCCCGTGGGGGCGCGGGTGATGCTGGTGGGGGAGCAGCCCGGAGACACCGAGGACCGGGAGGGGCGGCCCTTCATCGGCCCGGCGGGGCAACTCCTGGATGACGTGCTCGCGCAAGTGGGATTGAACCGCCAGGAACTCTACGTCACCAACGCGGTGAAACACTTCGGGTGGATGGGGGACGAGAAGCAGCGGCTGCACGCCAAACCTGGCCGGCGCGAGGTGCTCGCGTGCAAGGCATGGCTGGAGGCCGAGGTCGCGCAGGTGAAGCCGAGGATGATTGTCTGTCTGGGCGCCACGGCGGCGCAGTCCTTCCTGGGCCCGGGCTTTCGCATCAACCTGAGCCGGGGGCAGGTGTTCGAGACGCCGTGGGCTCCGGCTTGGATGGCGACGTTCCACCCCTCGGCGCTCTTGCGCATGCCGGACGAACGGGCTCGCGCGCAGGCCCGATCGCACTTCGAGGCGGATTTGCGCAAGGTGGCGGAGACCGTGCGGGCCGCCATGGAGTGA
- a CDS encoding zinc-dependent alcohol dehydrogenase, which translates to MKALCWHGKNDVRVDTVVDPRIQHPRDAIIKVTTTAICGSDLHLMDGFMPTMKSGDVLGHEFMGEVVEVGSGVMNLKVGDRVVVPFTISCGECFFCQKGLFSCCDTSNPNWEIAAKAMGQSPAGMFGYSHMLGGFAGGQAEYVRVPFADVGPLKVPSGLKDEQVLFLSDIYPTGYMAAENCGIEQGDTVAVWGCGPVGQFAIKSAWMLGAGRVIAIDRVPERLRMAEASGKAETLNFDNVDVHDRLLRMTKGRGPDRCIDAVGTEAHSTGSLDAVVDTVKVAAHLGTDRPHVLRQAIMACRKGGTVSIPGVYVGLLDKIPFGAAMNKGLTMKMGQTHVHRYLKPLLEKVETGEIDPSFVITHRLKLSEAAQGYKMFREKKDECIKVVMTP; encoded by the coding sequence ATGAAAGCGCTTTGCTGGCACGGCAAGAACGACGTCCGCGTGGATACGGTCGTGGATCCGAGGATCCAGCATCCTCGCGATGCCATCATCAAGGTGACGACCACGGCCATTTGCGGTTCCGACCTGCACCTCATGGATGGCTTCATGCCGACCATGAAGTCCGGCGATGTCCTGGGCCATGAGTTCATGGGCGAGGTCGTCGAGGTGGGCTCGGGCGTCATGAACCTCAAGGTCGGCGACCGGGTCGTCGTTCCGTTCACCATCTCCTGTGGCGAGTGTTTCTTCTGTCAGAAGGGCCTGTTCTCCTGTTGCGACACCTCCAATCCGAACTGGGAGATCGCGGCGAAGGCGATGGGGCAATCTCCCGCGGGCATGTTTGGCTATTCGCACATGCTCGGTGGATTCGCGGGCGGTCAGGCCGAATACGTGCGAGTGCCCTTCGCCGACGTGGGCCCGTTGAAGGTCCCCTCGGGGCTCAAGGATGAGCAGGTGCTCTTCCTGTCCGACATCTACCCCACGGGCTACATGGCGGCGGAGAACTGTGGCATCGAGCAGGGCGACACCGTGGCGGTATGGGGCTGTGGTCCCGTGGGCCAGTTCGCCATCAAGAGCGCCTGGATGCTGGGCGCCGGGCGGGTCATCGCCATCGACCGCGTGCCCGAGCGCCTGCGAATGGCGGAGGCGTCGGGCAAGGCGGAGACGCTCAACTTCGACAACGTGGACGTTCACGACCGGCTGTTGCGGATGACCAAGGGCCGGGGTCCGGATCGCTGCATCGACGCGGTGGGCACCGAGGCCCACTCGACGGGCAGCCTCGACGCGGTGGTGGACACGGTCAAGGTGGCCGCCCACCTGGGCACGGATCGCCCGCACGTGCTGCGTCAGGCCATCATGGCGTGCCGCAAGGGGGGCACCGTTTCCATCCCGGGTGTGTACGTGGGGTTGCTCGACAAGATTCCGTTCGGCGCGGCCATGAACAAGGGACTGACCATGAAGATGGGTCAGACGCACGTGCACCGCTACCTGAAGCCCCTGCTGGAGAAGGTGGAGACGGGCGAGATCGATCCGTCCTTCGTCATCACCCACCGCCTGAAACTGTCGGAGGCGGCCCAGGGCTACAAGATGTTCCGTGAGAAGAAGGATGAGTGCATCAAGGTCGTGATGACGCCTTGA